From Candidatus Omnitrophota bacterium:
TTAGAGGATATGGTGGGAAGGGTTGATTTATTAGAGTTAAATCAGGAGATTTTACCTTGGAAGGCAAAGGAAATAGATTTTTCTAAAATTCTTTTTAAACCGCAGGTGCCTGAATCGGTAATTACGCATTATTGTAAAGAGCAGGATCATGGTATCGATAAAATTATGGATTTAAAACTTATAGAATTATCCATGCCGGCATTAGAGAAATCACAAAACGTTCATATAGAGCAGTTGATTGAAAATGTAAATCGTACCACAGGAGCAATGTTAAGTGGAGAGGTTTGCAAAAGGTTTGGCGAAAGCGGGCTGCCCGAAGATACGATTAAATGTAATTTTAAAGGTGTAGCCGGACAGAGTTTCGGGGCTTTTTTAGCTAAAGGGATAACTTTTGCTCTTGAGGGTATGGCCAATGATTATGTGGGTAAAGGGATATCAGGAGGAAAAATTATAATTTATCCGGATAGATTGGTTGACTATAAACCGGATGAAAATATTATTATCGGTAATACTACTTTTTACGGTGCAATTAACGGAGAGGCTTATATCAGAGGGGTTGCCGGAGAAAGGTTCTGTATTAGGAATTCCGGGTTAAACGCGGTTGTTGAAGGATTAGGTGATCACGGTTGTGAATATATGACCGGAGGAAGGGTTGTTATTTTGGGCAAATGCGGTAGGAATTTTGGAGCCGGAATGTCCGGCGGGATCGCTTATTGTCTGGATGAAAGTAGCGATTTTAAGAAAAGATGTAACTTGGGAATGGTCGGCTTAGAAAAGATAGATGCTCAGGATATAGAAACAATCAAAAAATTGTTGTTTAATCACCACAAATATACGCAGAGCCCCAAAGCAAAAGAGGTCCTTGCTAATTTCCATAAGTATGCAAATCTTTTTATCAAGGTTATGCCTTTAGAATATAAGCGTATATTGGAAGAGAGAAAAGTTCTTAAGAAAGCTGATTTGGGAGAATATACTGATGGGTGATGTTAAGGGTTTTTTAAAGGTTAAAAGGCAGCCAGGTATATACCGGCCGGTTTGCGAAAGGGTAAAAGATTTCGCCGAGGTTAATTTGCTGCGTACTGAATCTCAGAGCAAGGAGCAGGCATCGCGTTGCATGGATTGCGGCACACCTTTTTGCCATTGCGGATGCCCTATTGGGAATTATATACCGGAATGGAATGATCTTGTTTTCCATAATCAATGGGAGAAGGCTTTTAATTTACTGAGAGCTACCAATAACCTTCCTGAAGTCACCGGAAGGATCTGTCCTGCGCTTTGCGAATATTCCTGTGTTTTAGGGATCAATGATGACCCGGTAACGATCCGCGAAAATGAGCTGGGTATCATTGAATATGCTTTTAAGTCTGGATTAATCAAACCGAGGATCCCCAAAAAAAAGACAGGAAAAAAAGTTGCCATTGTTGGTTCAGGCCCGGCCGGCCTTGCTTGCGCCGACCAGTTAAATTCCGCTGGTCATCAGGTTGTAGTTTTCGAAAGAGACGATACTATTGGAGGAATCCTGCGCTATGGTATTCCCGAGTTTAAATTGGAGAAGAAAATAATTGATCGTAGGGTAAAGATTTTAGAAAAAGAAGGGATTAAATTTAAAACGAATGTTTTTGTAGGCGTAGATTTATCCGCGAAAAAATTATTGCAGGAGTTTGATGCCGTTTGTATTGCCTGTGGGTCACGGACGCCGCGGGAATTAAATATTGAGGGTAGGAATCTTTCGGGAATCAATTTTGCCATGGATTATTTAATTCAGTCTAATAAGAGGGTAAAAGGAGAATATATTCCAGATGATAAATTGATTGATGCTAAGGCTAAGCGCGTGGTAGTTATCGGCGGAGGGGATACCGGAGCAGATTGTTTAGGAGTTGCTCATCGCCAGGGTGCATCATGCGTTATGCAGATTGAAATTATGCCCAAACCGCCTACCTGCAGAACTAGCGATTATTCTTGGCCTAAGTATCCTTTACTGTTTAAATCTTCTACCAGCCATGAAGAAGGGGGGCAAAGGGATTGGTCGATATTAACCAAAAAATTTATCGGCGCAGATGGAAAAGTTAAGAAGCTTATATGTGTAAGAGTTGAGTTGAATAAAGACGCTTCGGGATGTCCGCTTATACATGAAGTAAAGGGGTCAGAGTTTGAAATTGAGGCAGATTTGGTAATTTTGGCTTTAGGTTTTCTGCATCCTGAGAAAAAAGGCGTAATTGAGGAGTTTAAATTAGATCTAGATCAAAGGCAAAACGTAAAGACCGGCAATAATTTTATGACTTCTAAGCAAGGTGTATTTGCTTGTGGAGATATGCGCCGCGGCCAATCCCTGATTGTCTGGGCAATCGCTGAAGGCCGGCGCGCTGCCCACTATATGGATAAATACCTTACGGGTAACTCAAGCCTACCGATGTTATAAAATTCGAGTTTTTTCTAATTTTGAGTTATACTATCAGGAAAATACAAGGAGAGAAGTTTGTACCTATTAGCGTTTTTAATCATATTTCCGTTATGCACATCTGTAATTCTGCTTCTGTTAAAAGGGCAAAGGTTTCAGAATGCGGTAGTCAAATTGTCTGCTCTGGCTATCTCTGCGATAGCGATTTGCTTGTTGATAAGCACCTTTCATCAAAGCATCCAATATTTTAAGGCACAGTCGTATCTGGTTGATAAGATTATGTTTTTTACGAAATGGGTTTTGGCCGGTTATATTTTATATTTAGGGTTAAAATTTAAACGCGCCTGGGTGGCCCTGTTTATTTTATTTCAAGCAGCCCTGATGTTTTATTTCGAGTATTCCTACGGCGCCAAAGTTATTGTAGAGAATAACCTGTTCATAGATAAATTTTCGATTATTATGTCCCTGATAGTGGGGATTATTGGCAGTTTAATTTGTGTTTATTCTATCGGGTATATGGGTGATTTTCACCGTGATTATCATAAAGAGATTAAAGACAGGCGCAACTTCTTCTTTTTTGTTATTTTTGTATTTCTTTCTGCGATGTTTGGGGTGATTTTTTCCAATAACCTCCTTTGGCTTTACTTTTTTTGGGAGATTACTACAATCTGTTCTTTTTTGCTGATCGGGTATAAGAAGACGCAGGAGTCAAGAAATAATGCTTTTGTTGCTTTAGAATTTAATCTTTTAGGGAGCCTGGCATTTTTGGCAGCAATCATAATTTTTTACAGGACAACAGGAAGTATTGAGTTGAATAAAGTAATGTTATTAGGTAAGGCTTGGGTTTTGATTCCGGTAATGTTAATTTGTTTTGCCGGGTTGACTAAGTCTGCGCAGCTGCCTTTTTCTTCTTGGTTATTGGGAGCGATGGTTGCTCCTACTCCGGTATCGGCATTGTTACATTCCAGCACTATGGTAAAAGCAGGGGTATATATAATTTTAAGGTTTGCTGCGGTTTTACAGGGGACTATGGCGGGTTTTGTCCTGGCATTAATCGGGGGGATAACTTTTTTGGTTGCTTCATTTTCAGCTGTTTCACAGAGCGATGCCAAAAAGATTCTGGCTTATTCCACTATTGCCAATTTGGGATTAATTGTTTTATGCGCCGGTATCGGCACATATGAAGCAATGTGGGCGGCAATTTTGCTGATTGTATTTCACGCTATCGCTAAGTGTCTTCTGTTTCTTTGCGTGGGGACTGTAGAGCATAAGATTCACAGCCGTAATATTGAAAATATGTCAGGTTTGATTATTACTATGCCTAAGCTGTCTATTATGCTGCAGATTGGTATGGCAGGCATGTTTTTGGCTCCTTTTGGCATGTTAATCAGTAAATGGGCGGCGCTTAAGGCGTTGGTGGACTACAATCCTTTGCTAGTTATATTTGTAGTTTTCGGAAGTTCAGTTACCCTTTTCTTCTGGGTAAAATGGATGGGAAAACTCATTATTGTTGCCGAACATAAGAATGAAATTGAGCAGGGAATTAGCAGAAGCCAATGGTTTTCGCTGGGAGCATTATCGGTATTAACGATTAGTATCTGCGGTTTCTTCCCGCTGGTTTCCTCTTTTTTAATTGAGCCGTATTGCCTTGAGATTTACGCGCGCACAATTACGATGAGCCGCGGAAATATTGAGATTATGTCCATTATGTTAGCGATGGTTTTGCTTTTTCCTTTGAGTTTTATCAATTACGGAAAGCGGGTAAAGGTAGTGGATGCCTATTTAGGCGGGGCAAATATCAATAGTAATGTCGAGTTTCGCGGTTCTGCCGGGGCAATCAAGAGTATGTCGATGAATAACTATTACCTAGAAGATTATTTTAACGAGAAAAAATTACTTAAATTCGGAGTGATTATCAGTATTGTTTTAGTAATCGCCATGCTGGGATTGTCTTTGCTATGAATATATTCCTGAATATCATATTATATTTAATTTTTGCTCCTTTAATCGGAGGCCTTTTGTCCGGATTAGACAGAAAGATTACCGCGCGCATGCAGTCCAGGATCGGCCCGCCGATCCTACAGCCGTTTTTTGATATTTTAAAATTAGTTCAGAAAGAAAATTTGGTGGTAAGAAGGTCTCAGAATTTTTACATTGGGTTTTTTTTGGTTCTGGCAATCTTTACCGGAGCTATTTTCTTTACCGGAAAAGATATATTGCTTGTAATCTTTGCTTTTACCTTGGCAGCGATATTTTTTGTTCTCGCCGGGTTTAAAGCCAGCTCACCATACAGCTTTATTGGCGCCCAGAGAGAATTACTGCAGATGATGGCTTATGAGCCGATCATTATTTTAACTGCCGTGGGTATGTATATGGTTACGCGCAGTTTTTATATTTCCGATATCGTTTCTTTTGGGAGGCCGTTAATTTTTTATTTACCAGGAATTTTATTTGGTTTGTTGTACGTTTTAGCAATGAAGTTTAGGAAATCACCTTTTGATTTATCTACTTCGCATCATGCGCATCAGGAGTTGGTTAAAGGGATTACCACGGAGTTTTCCGGAAAGGCGCTGGCGATGATTGAGCTGGCACATTGGTATGAAAATATGCTGATTTTAGGTTTTATTTATCTATTCTTTGCTCATCGGCCGCTTGCAGGATTGGCTTTAAGTTTATTTGCGTATTTTTTAATTATTCTTATTGATAATACTTTTGCCAGGGTAAAATGGCAGCTGGCTTTGTTAAGTTGTTGGTTGATAACTGTAATTTTTGGTTTTGGGAACATTTTAGCGCTGTTTATTCTACCTAAATAAAATGTCATATTTAAAAAGGTCACCTTGGGTTATTCATTATGATGCTTCAAGCTGTAATGGCTGCGATATAGAGGTATTGGCTTGCCTTACTCCGGTTTATGACCTGGAGCGTTTCGGAATAATCAATACCGGCAATCCCAAGCATGCCGATATATTCTTAGTTACCGGTTCGGTTAACGAGCAAAATAAGGAAGTAATTCAGAATATATACCACCAGATGCCTGAGCCAAAAATAGTTCTTGCTTTAGGTATTTGCGCTACATCCGGAGGGGTATTTAGAGAATGTTATAATGTATCCGGAGGAGTGGATAAGATTATTCCCGTAGATGTTTATGTTCCCGGTTGCGCGGTGAGGCCGGAGGCAATTATTGACGGAGTGGTCCGGGGATTAAAGATTCTGGAGGAAAAACATAAGAAGTTTCAACAGATTTCAGGCGGTAAAGGAGAATTAATTATTGTCGAAGCCAATATTAAAGATGCCCAGGAGATACTGAATTTACAAAAATTAGCTTATCAAAGCGAAGCTGAAATCTATAATGATTTTAGCCTCTCTCCCTTAACCCAAACCCTTGAGGAGATAAAGAGCGATTTTAAAAATAAGGTTTTTCTAAAAAGTGTAATGCATGATAAGGCCGTGGGTTCTGTGCGCGCTTATATGGAAGAGAATACTTGCCATATTGGGCGTTTGATTGTGCATCCTAGTTATCAGAATTATGGACTGGGTAGAAAACTGATGCATAAAATTGAAGCTTATTTTGCGCAGGCTGCAAGGTTTGAGGTATTTACCGGACATAAGAGCAGACGTAATATTTATTTTCACCAGAGGTTAGGATATAAAATATTTAAGCGGGAGCATGTTTCGCAACTGCGCGACAGGGTTTTTATGGAGAAGCTAATCAAGGAAGAGCTGAAATGATTGAAGAGCAAAAATTAATTAATATTGAGATTAAGGATTTGTTAAGTTATGCTGAGAATCTTTGTAAATCCGGGCTCCGTTTGGTGCAGGTTGGTTGTACTAAACTGCCTGATTGCCTAGAACTAAATTACTCCTTTGATAAAAATTACCATTTTACTAACCTTAAGGTTAAATTAACGGACCTAGATATTGAGATTCCCAGTATAAGCAGTATTTATTGGTGTGCCTTTTTATACGAAAACGAAATTCATGATTTATTCGGAGTAAGGTTTAAGGATATTGCTTTAGACTATAAAGGCAATTTTTATCGCACTTCCATAAAGAGAGGATTCAATCCGCAAAATGAACAGCCCTAAGAGGACAATTATACCTTTTGGACCGCAGCATCCGGTGTTGCCTGAGCCTATTCATTTGGATCTAGTAGTTGAGGATGAAAAGGTAATTGAGGCAATTCCTTCGTTAGGTTTTATTCACCGCGGCCTTGAGAGATTAGTTGAGAAAAGGGATTTTATTGATTTTGTTTATGTTGCTGAAAGGATTTGTGGTATCTGTAGTTTTATCCACGGCTTGACATATTGCATCGCTATTGAAGAACTTATGCAGGTAGAGGTTCCTAAGAGGGCAAATTACTTGCGCTTAATCTGGTCGGAGCTCTCGCGAATTCACAGCCATCTTTTGTGGCTAGGATTAATGGCTGATGGTTTTGGTTTTGAAGCGCTCTTTATGCACACCTGGAGATTAAGAGAGAAAATCCTGGATATTATCGAAGAGACTACAGGCGGCAGGGTAATCTTTGGGTCGGCTAAAATCGGCGGAGTAAGAAAAGATATTTCTCCTGAGAAACTGGTAGAAATTGTCCTAAAACTAGAAAATTACGCCAAAGAAATCAGGGAGATTACAGATGTTTTTATAAACGACAGTTCCGTTAAGCATCGTTTAGTGGGGGTGGGGATATTAAGCAAGGAAGACGCTTATCTTTTAGGGGCGGTCGGCCCAACCCTCAGGGCTAGCGGAGTAAGTTTAGATACGCGTAAATTAGGTTATGTTGCTTATAAGGAGATTAATTTTGAACCGATAACTGAGACAGCCGGCGATAGCTATAGCCGTTGCCTGGTAAGGATAAGGGAAATTTTTCAGTCTATTGATATGATCAAACAGGCAGCCGGAAAAATTGAGCCGGGGGCTATTGAGGTTAAAGTAACCGGCACGCCAAACGGTGAATTTTTTGCCCGCACTGAGCAGCCGCGGGGGGAGGTCATTTATTATGCTAAGGCAGACGGATCGCGGTTCCTCCAGCGCCTGAGAGTGCGCACTCCTACTTTTGCCAATGTGCCTGCGATGGTTAAATTATTACCGGGTTGCCAGCTGGCGGATGTGCCGATTTTAGTTTTAACCATTGATCCCTGTATAAGCTGTACGGAGCGATAAGAATGAAGATATTCGTGATGGCAAAAAAGGTTTTGAAGAGTTTGTGCACAAGGCCGGTAACTTTCCGCTATCCTTTTGTTCCTAAAACTTATTATAAGTTTACGCGCGGCAGTATTACTATTGATATAAATAGGTGTATATATTGCGGTATGTGCCAGAGAAAATGCCCTGCTCAGGCCATCCTGGTAACTAAGGACAACAAAGAATGGAAGATTGACCGGTTACGCTGCGTTTCCTGCGGCTATTGTGTAGATGTTTGTCCGGTAAAATGCCTGTTTATGGAAAACACTTATTCTGCTTCTACTCAAACCAGGACAGAGGAGGTTTTTAGGCGTGCATGAGTATCATCTTATTGAGGAGGTTATTAAGGGCGTCTTAGCCGCAAGCAAAGAAAAAGAAATTGTTGAGATTATTTTGTCTGTTAGCGATTCAAGCGGTCTGGATCCGGGTTCAATTGAACTTTATTTTGAGGAAGTCAGGGAGAAGAATAGCCGGTTAAAAGGAGCCAAATTGTCTGTACGGCTGGTTAAAACAAAATTATATTGCCCCAAATGTAATTTAGATTTTGAATGGATAAATAAGAATTTTTCCTGCCCGAAATGCTCTGAGGTGGCTTTGCGTTCTGCAGTAAACCAACAGATACATATCGAAAAAGTGGTATTTAAATCTTAGTTGTGCTATATTATCCCAATAACGGTTATTTTTATGCTTATTTTGGTAAGTAGGAGGTTCTATTATGAATATATGGGGATTAATTAAGGTCGGTGGCTTTACTATGGTTGTGCTTTTGGCTTCTTCGGTATTGTCAATTGCGATAATCTTGGAGAGAATTATTTTTTACCGCAATAAATCCAGGCTCAAGCGTGAGGATTTTATGCAAAAAATCCGCCAGGAGGTTAAAAAAGTAAACTTGAATTCGGCTAAGGAAAGCTGTGAGCAGGCAAACGCCCCTTTTGCCAAGGTGGTTTATGCCGGAATAAATTTTTTTGATTGCAGCGAAAAAGAAATCTCCAATAATATGGAGCGCCAAATTATTATCGAAACTACAATACTTGAGCGTTTTACCGCCATAATTGGCACTATCGGCAGCGTGGCTGTTTACATAGGTTTATTTGGGACAGTTCTAGGTATTATTCGCGCCTTTCATGATATATCCGCCAGCGGTTCAGGAGGAATAAGCGTGGTAATAAGCGGAATATCGGAGGCGTTGGCTTGCACCGCAGCCGGCCTTTGTGTGGCTGTGCCTGCTGTTGTCTCCTACAATTATTTCATGAAAAAGATCGATTCTTTTATCAAGGACATGGAGTTGGCTGCTTCTGAAACCATGGACCTGCTTAGCGCGATAAAAAAATGAGGCCTCCTGCCGGTAAACAAAAACTGATCGCCGAAATAAATATTACTCCGTTTACGGATGTAATCCTGGTGCTTTTGATTATATTTATGATTACAACTCCGCTTATCCTGCAGTCTAATATCCGGGTTAATCTGCCTAGTTCAGCCACAGGAGGGCCAGTGCAGGAAACCCGGCAGATTAGTATTACATTGACCAACGAAGGCTTAATTTATCTTGATAATAAGCTTATTTTGCGCAAAAGCCTTAAGGCAGAGGTCGCCAAGATTCATCAGCTTAATCCATCTCTAGAAGTAATTTTATTTTCGGATAGAATGGTCAGGTTTAAGGATATTGTGGGCCTTTTGGACATATTCAACGAGCTTGGTATTAAAAATCTGAATATTGCCACTAAAACCGAATAGATTAATACCCTCTCACCTTTTTAATAATGAAAAAATTATTTCAGATATTTGGCGTTACACTCTTGATTTGTTTGGGGTTCTGGAGTATTAAGCAGGTTAACTTACGTATATTCCATACGGAGAAAAAAACCCGCTTGATGATGGGTACTTATGCTACGATTACAGCTTTAGGTTCTAAGGATATCGCTAATAAAGCAATTAATTTAGCTTTTATCCGGATGCAAGAGATAAACATAAAATTTAATCCGATTAATCCTCAAAGTCCGGTTTATGCTTTTAACAGAAAAAGCCAGCCGATAACTGATCCGGAAATTATCGGTTTGATAAAGAGATCATTGGAAATAAGTAAGGATTCTGGCGGCGCCTTTGATATTACTGTTGCTTCATTGTCGGAGCTCTGGGGTTTTTACGCAAAGTCTTTGCGTATCCCCAAGGATGAAGAGATTAAAGAATGCCTGCGCCATGTTGGTTACCAGCACCTT
This genomic window contains:
- a CDS encoding NADH-quinone oxidoreductase subunit C; the protein is MIEEQKLINIEIKDLLSYAENLCKSGLRLVQVGCTKLPDCLELNYSFDKNYHFTNLKVKLTDLDIEIPSISSIYWCAFLYENEIHDLFGVRFKDIALDYKGNFYRTSIKRGFNPQNEQP
- a CDS encoding proton-conducting transporter membrane subunit produces the protein MYLLAFLIIFPLCTSVILLLLKGQRFQNAVVKLSALAISAIAICLLISTFHQSIQYFKAQSYLVDKIMFFTKWVLAGYILYLGLKFKRAWVALFILFQAALMFYFEYSYGAKVIVENNLFIDKFSIIMSLIVGIIGSLICVYSIGYMGDFHRDYHKEIKDRRNFFFFVIFVFLSAMFGVIFSNNLLWLYFFWEITTICSFLLIGYKKTQESRNNAFVALEFNLLGSLAFLAAIIIFYRTTGSIELNKVMLLGKAWVLIPVMLICFAGLTKSAQLPFSSWLLGAMVAPTPVSALLHSSTMVKAGVYIILRFAAVLQGTMAGFVLALIGGITFLVASFSAVSQSDAKKILAYSTIANLGLIVLCAGIGTYEAMWAAILLIVFHAIAKCLLFLCVGTVEHKIHSRNIENMSGLIITMPKLSIMLQIGMAGMFLAPFGMLISKWAALKALVDYNPLLVIFVVFGSSVTLFFWVKWMGKLIIVAEHKNEIEQGISRSQWFSLGALSVLTISICGFFPLVSSFLIEPYCLEIYARTITMSRGNIEIMSIMLAMVLLFPLSFINYGKRVKVVDAYLGGANINSNVEFRGSAGAIKSMSMNNYYLEDYFNEKKLLKFGVIISIVLVIAMLGLSLL
- a CDS encoding 4Fe-4S binding protein, encoding MKIFVMAKKVLKSLCTRPVTFRYPFVPKTYYKFTRGSITIDINRCIYCGMCQRKCPAQAILVTKDNKEWKIDRLRCVSCGYCVDVCPVKCLFMENTYSASTQTRTEEVFRRA
- a CDS encoding biopolymer transporter ExbD, producing the protein MRPPAGKQKLIAEINITPFTDVILVLLIIFMITTPLILQSNIRVNLPSSATGGPVQETRQISITLTNEGLIYLDNKLILRKSLKAEVAKIHQLNPSLEVILFSDRMVRFKDIVGLLDIFNELGIKNLNIATKTE
- a CDS encoding NADH-quinone oxidoreductase subunit H, whose translation is MNIFLNIILYLIFAPLIGGLLSGLDRKITARMQSRIGPPILQPFFDILKLVQKENLVVRRSQNFYIGFFLVLAIFTGAIFFTGKDILLVIFAFTLAAIFFVLAGFKASSPYSFIGAQRELLQMMAYEPIIILTAVGMYMVTRSFYISDIVSFGRPLIFYLPGILFGLLYVLAMKFRKSPFDLSTSHHAHQELVKGITTEFSGKALAMIELAHWYENMLILGFIYLFFAHRPLAGLALSLFAYFLIILIDNTFARVKWQLALLSCWLITVIFGFGNILALFILPK
- a CDS encoding MotA/TolQ/ExbB proton channel family protein, producing MNIWGLIKVGGFTMVVLLASSVLSIAIILERIIFYRNKSRLKREDFMQKIRQEVKKVNLNSAKESCEQANAPFAKVVYAGINFFDCSEKEISNNMERQIIIETTILERFTAIIGTIGSVAVYIGLFGTVLGIIRAFHDISASGSGGISVVISGISEALACTAAGLCVAVPAVVSYNYFMKKIDSFIKDMELAASETMDLLSAIKK
- a CDS encoding GNAT family N-acetyltransferase → MYNDFSLSPLTQTLEEIKSDFKNKVFLKSVMHDKAVGSVRAYMEENTCHIGRLIVHPSYQNYGLGRKLMHKIEAYFAQAARFEVFTGHKSRRNIYFHQRLGYKIFKREHVSQLRDRVFMEKLIKEELK
- a CDS encoding glutamate synthase subunit beta, producing MGDVKGFLKVKRQPGIYRPVCERVKDFAEVNLLRTESQSKEQASRCMDCGTPFCHCGCPIGNYIPEWNDLVFHNQWEKAFNLLRATNNLPEVTGRICPALCEYSCVLGINDDPVTIRENELGIIEYAFKSGLIKPRIPKKKTGKKVAIVGSGPAGLACADQLNSAGHQVVVFERDDTIGGILRYGIPEFKLEKKIIDRRVKILEKEGIKFKTNVFVGVDLSAKKLLQEFDAVCIACGSRTPRELNIEGRNLSGINFAMDYLIQSNKRVKGEYIPDDKLIDAKAKRVVVIGGGDTGADCLGVAHRQGASCVMQIEIMPKPPTCRTSDYSWPKYPLLFKSSTSHEEGGQRDWSILTKKFIGADGKVKKLICVRVELNKDASGCPLIHEVKGSEFEIEADLVILALGFLHPEKKGVIEEFKLDLDQRQNVKTGNNFMTSKQGVFACGDMRRGQSLIVWAIAEGRRAAHYMDKYLTGNSSLPML
- a CDS encoding nickel-dependent hydrogenase large subunit, translating into MNSPKRTIIPFGPQHPVLPEPIHLDLVVEDEKVIEAIPSLGFIHRGLERLVEKRDFIDFVYVAERICGICSFIHGLTYCIAIEELMQVEVPKRANYLRLIWSELSRIHSHLLWLGLMADGFGFEALFMHTWRLREKILDIIEETTGGRVIFGSAKIGGVRKDISPEKLVEIVLKLENYAKEIREITDVFINDSSVKHRLVGVGILSKEDAYLLGAVGPTLRASGVSLDTRKLGYVAYKEINFEPITETAGDSYSRCLVRIREIFQSIDMIKQAAGKIEPGAIEVKVTGTPNGEFFARTEQPRGEVIYYAKADGSRFLQRLRVRTPTFANVPAMVKLLPGCQLADVPILVLTIDPCISCTER
- a CDS encoding hydrogenase maturation nickel metallochaperone HypA; this encodes MHEYHLIEEVIKGVLAASKEKEIVEIILSVSDSSGLDPGSIELYFEEVREKNSRLKGAKLSVRLVKTKLYCPKCNLDFEWINKNFSCPKCSEVALRSAVNQQIHIEKVVFKS